A genomic window from Terriglobales bacterium includes:
- a CDS encoding folylpolyglutamate synthase/dihydrofolate synthase family protein translates to MPATYESAVERLLSLAPELWTQKGQKPRRKFDLEHMRVLTEALGHPERRFPSVLIAGTNGKGSTSATLAGILKASGYKTGLYTSPHLVRVNERIAIDGETISDAEFTEVHSRIDDVSESLVRAGKLDQHPSFFETLTAMAFEYFASAGVEIAVLEVGIGGRLDATNVADPLLSVITDISLDHTEWLGNTLTEIAREKAGVVRRNGILVTLPQHPEVNDALGERVRDLGARVVNASQYMPSVTPAADSFEISENGLPHNRYPLEVMGAEITVDSPLAGRHQTRNVALAIAAAVELKQRFGYRITPAVTATGIASTHWPGRFQVIPGSPEIVLDVAHNPAGAWALRSALSSRYDNAPLTIIFGAMRDKDIAEIGEIIFPLAEEVIATRVSSPRAASPEEIRELTSHIGVPILGGDDLQDALRIARERGRVTVITGSVYLVGAALGLVGQ, encoded by the coding sequence ATGCCTGCAACTTATGAATCCGCGGTGGAGAGGCTGCTGTCTCTCGCGCCCGAGCTTTGGACGCAGAAGGGGCAGAAGCCGCGTCGCAAGTTCGATCTCGAGCACATGCGCGTGCTCACCGAAGCTCTTGGCCATCCCGAGCGGCGGTTCCCGAGCGTTCTCATCGCCGGCACGAATGGCAAGGGTTCGACATCGGCCACGCTGGCCGGCATTCTGAAGGCATCGGGATACAAAACCGGCCTCTACACGTCTCCGCACCTGGTGCGCGTGAACGAGCGCATCGCCATCGATGGTGAGACTATCAGCGACGCCGAGTTCACCGAAGTACATTCGCGAATTGATGACGTGTCGGAATCGCTCGTTCGCGCGGGAAAACTCGATCAACATCCCAGCTTCTTCGAGACGCTGACTGCAATGGCTTTCGAATACTTTGCGAGCGCAGGCGTGGAGATTGCGGTGCTCGAAGTCGGCATTGGCGGCAGGCTGGATGCGACAAATGTCGCCGATCCACTGCTCTCGGTCATCACCGACATTTCCCTCGATCACACAGAGTGGCTGGGAAATACACTCACCGAGATCGCACGCGAGAAAGCGGGAGTTGTCCGGCGGAATGGGATTCTCGTCACTTTGCCGCAACATCCCGAGGTCAACGATGCGCTCGGCGAACGGGTGAGAGATCTGGGTGCTCGCGTGGTGAATGCCAGCCAGTACATGCCTTCGGTGACGCCCGCTGCTGACTCTTTCGAAATCAGCGAGAACGGCCTGCCACACAATCGTTATCCACTGGAAGTGATGGGCGCGGAGATTACCGTTGATTCCCCCCTTGCCGGGCGGCACCAGACCCGAAACGTCGCGCTGGCGATCGCAGCGGCGGTCGAACTGAAACAGCGTTTCGGATACAGAATCACTCCTGCGGTGACCGCCACAGGAATCGCGAGCACGCACTGGCCTGGGCGCTTTCAGGTAATCCCGGGCTCACCTGAGATCGTGCTCGACGTCGCACACAATCCTGCGGGTGCCTGGGCGCTGCGCTCTGCCCTTTCGAGTCGCTATGACAATGCTCCGCTCACGATTATCTTCGGCGCCATGCGCGACAAGGACATCGCCGAGATCGGTGAGATCATTTTTCCGCTGGCTGAAGAAGTAATCGCCACACGCGTGAGCAGCCCACGCGCCGCATCGCCTGAAGAGATTCGCGAGCTAACTTCCCATATTGGAGTGCCAATCCTGGGTGGCGACGATTTGCAGGACGCTCTTCGCATCGCGCGAGAGCGCGGCAGAGTCACTGTGATCACCGGTTCTGTCTATCTCGTTGGGGCCGCACTGGGCTTAGTTGGCCAGTAG
- a CDS encoding cyclase family protein, giving the protein MSLLASSMDWIDISAAVCPETAPIFADDPPVHFRWAKQIAKGDKDNLSAMDMGLHTLTHVDAPLHFVENGTTIDQVPISKLIGPARVISVDPAVDVIDAAELRKHDLAGAKRVLFRTRASANNWLYDRQFHKDYTGIAPDAARKFVEAGIDLVGVDYLSAEQFQAKEAPTHKTLLGNNVLIVEGLDLRNVAEGDYTLIVLPLKLAGREAAPARALLQRR; this is encoded by the coding sequence GTGTCTCTACTCGCCAGCAGCATGGATTGGATCGACATTTCCGCCGCCGTGTGTCCTGAAACTGCCCCGATTTTCGCCGACGATCCTCCCGTCCACTTCCGCTGGGCGAAGCAGATCGCCAAGGGCGATAAGGACAATCTCTCCGCCATGGACATGGGGCTGCATACGCTCACGCACGTCGATGCTCCTCTTCATTTTGTTGAGAACGGCACGACCATCGATCAGGTTCCCATTTCGAAACTGATCGGACCTGCGCGCGTAATCTCGGTGGATCCTGCAGTCGATGTAATCGACGCCGCAGAGCTGCGCAAGCACGATCTCGCCGGCGCTAAGCGTGTTCTCTTTCGCACACGTGCTTCGGCAAACAACTGGCTCTACGATCGCCAGTTTCACAAGGACTACACCGGCATCGCTCCGGACGCGGCGCGCAAGTTCGTAGAAGCAGGCATCGATCTGGTGGGGGTGGATTATCTTTCCGCCGAGCAGTTTCAAGCGAAAGAAGCACCCACGCATAAAACTCTGCTCGGGAACAACGTGCTGATCGTGGAAGGCTTAGATCTTCGCAACGTAGCGGAAGGCGATTACACGCTGATTGTGTTGCCGCTCAAACTCGCTGGACGCGAGGCCGCGCCCGCAAGGGCATTGCTGCAACGCAGATAA
- a CDS encoding trehalase family glycosidase translates to MKFQNDSACVLYLSRLKAATSNLTAGVCLRAFALTLSSIFLISPAFSQQNSEPGSKSHALTAAQAAELKNYIHSAWQTLTRSQTDCASLIDTKLTTKPVLYVPADIQVPAAVQQVEAKCGTRVAKLPRVIHNLGDVKASEVEAGLLYLPNPYVVPGGRFNEMYGWDSYFILRGLVRDGELAMARNMIENFFFEIEHYGAVLNANRTYYFTRSQPPFLTSMIMSYYDAQKTARKQDREWLARAYDYAKRDYQLWTHEPKLAGNTGLSRYFDLGEGPVPEMGDDPTYYSDVTSNLLTMGSIADAYLGASPAMSTAQVGPVFQLQVCAVQPKGTGTAHCAEAQHISLSQDYYKGDRAMRESGFDPSFRFGPYSGSTHHFAPVCLNSLLYKEEQDLAEMANLLGRSDESANWKQRAEMRKAAINRYFWNAQAGMFFDYDFLHDRQSSYYYATAFYPLWAGLATQEQAQAVEHNLSLFEHEGGIAMSDRITGMQWDLPYGWAPLQLLPVEGLRRYGFNADADRISQEFVSDVYDNFKRDQTIREKYNVITRSTQAAVSAGYKTNVVGFGWTNGVTLVLLDSKGAIQGQ, encoded by the coding sequence ATGAAGTTCCAAAATGATAGTGCCTGTGTCTTGTACCTGAGCCGTCTGAAAGCCGCGACTTCCAACCTTACTGCTGGCGTTTGCTTGCGTGCTTTCGCTCTGACGCTTTCGTCGATTTTCCTGATCAGTCCGGCTTTTTCCCAGCAGAATTCCGAACCAGGCAGCAAGTCTCATGCACTTACCGCCGCACAGGCCGCAGAACTCAAGAATTACATCCACTCTGCCTGGCAGACACTCACGCGCTCCCAAACCGACTGCGCTTCTCTGATCGACACAAAGCTCACTACGAAACCAGTGCTTTACGTTCCAGCCGACATTCAAGTCCCAGCTGCCGTGCAGCAGGTCGAAGCGAAATGCGGCACTCGCGTCGCGAAGCTCCCGCGCGTGATTCACAATTTAGGCGACGTAAAGGCTTCGGAGGTTGAGGCGGGTCTGCTCTACCTGCCCAATCCATACGTTGTACCTGGTGGTCGTTTCAACGAGATGTACGGTTGGGATAGCTACTTCATCCTTCGCGGGCTGGTGCGTGACGGCGAGCTAGCGATGGCGCGCAACATGATCGAGAACTTCTTCTTTGAGATTGAGCACTACGGCGCTGTTCTGAACGCCAATCGCACTTATTACTTCACGCGCTCGCAGCCGCCGTTTCTGACCTCGATGATCATGTCGTACTACGACGCCCAGAAGACTGCACGCAAGCAGGATCGCGAATGGCTGGCGCGCGCTTACGACTACGCAAAGCGCGACTATCAGCTTTGGACTCATGAGCCCAAGCTCGCGGGCAATACTGGGCTATCACGCTATTTCGATTTGGGCGAAGGACCGGTTCCCGAAATGGGAGACGACCCGACGTACTACTCGGATGTAACCAGCAACCTGCTTACGATGGGCAGCATTGCCGATGCTTACCTGGGAGCTTCACCGGCAATGTCCACCGCACAGGTAGGTCCAGTGTTTCAGTTGCAGGTCTGCGCAGTGCAGCCAAAGGGAACTGGGACAGCGCATTGCGCGGAGGCACAGCACATCAGCCTCTCGCAGGACTACTACAAAGGCGATCGCGCCATGCGTGAGTCGGGATTCGACCCCTCGTTCCGATTTGGTCCATACAGTGGGTCGACGCACCACTTTGCGCCGGTCTGTCTCAACAGCCTTCTTTATAAAGAAGAACAAGACCTCGCAGAAATGGCGAATCTGCTGGGGCGTTCAGACGAATCTGCGAACTGGAAGCAGCGCGCGGAGATGCGCAAGGCAGCGATCAATAGATACTTCTGGAACGCTCAGGCCGGGATGTTCTTCGACTATGACTTCCTTCACGATCGACAGTCGAGCTATTACTATGCGACGGCCTTCTATCCGCTTTGGGCGGGTTTAGCGACTCAGGAACAAGCGCAGGCGGTTGAGCATAACCTCAGCTTGTTCGAACATGAGGGCGGCATCGCCATGAGCGATCGCATAACCGGTATGCAGTGGGATCTTCCTTATGGCTGGGCGCCGCTGCAACTTCTTCCCGTCGAAGGGCTGCGTCGCTACGGGTTCAATGCGGATGCGGACCGCATCTCGCAGGAATTTGTCTCTGATGTTTATGACAACTTCAAGCGCGATCAGACCATTCGCGAGAAGTACAACGTGATCACGCGCTCGACGCAAGCTGCTGTTTCAGCCGGATACAAGACGAACGTCGTCGGTTTCGGCTGGACGAACGGCGTCACGCTGGTTCTGCTGGATTCGAAAGGCGCAATTCAGGGGCAGTAG
- a CDS encoding amylo-alpha-1,6-glucosidase, which produces MRPWEFLDAVGKHSGLLGNESGRFEAWVYPIKIFRDFEVTFVLGDRSIPASSLVRRLVMHPEGPTLTFASDSFTVNESWLAPPDENGAIVRFEIDTWEPLQIEASFTRDFQLMWPAGLGGTYMSWIASMRAFEFGEEGRKFAAVVGSPSAVSADPEFFSNSYATTRSTFRLAGAQKGHSVAYIFIAGSTSGPDDARKQYQRLGTNPEQFFASAHKYYEDYLSRTLSLELPDAQLQAAYDWARISTIQGLVANPYLGTGLVAGYRSSGETARPGFAWFFGRDSLWTDLALDSIGDFETTRTALDFIAKYQRQDGKIEHEISQTASLVNWWTGFPYAYASADATPLFLIAMNDYVRTSGDMAFATSHWDNVWRAYQFLKSTYDANGLPRNFGIGHGWVEGGPLLPVETESYQSGLATAALDAVVSLARLTSKQTEAATLQQEYDAQRKKINDSFWDPSDHTLVFALDRENSQVRTPTVLSTAPMWFDVFDPEKANATIDHLANWDEAADWGMRIISERNSLYGPTGYHYGSVWPLFTGWASVAEYRNHRPLEAYANLRANSMLALDGSLGHVTEVLSGAYYEGLGTASPHQIWSSAMVLSPAIRGMLGLSVDEENKSVALAPHLPANWNDFAIHGLSACGSKYDISFHRSDRTISFNVTGTGSGCTFTFSPAISKHARVLGATLNGRKLGYKIDQNENDQHVAVKVDSTGEVSFQVADDFGLVADADLPELGAASSNLKISHEQWSPDRRQLALRVAGLSGRTYGLRAYGAKMQSVAGGDLKSAVNGEQIIEIEIPSSSGAEEYVEREISIRF; this is translated from the coding sequence GTGCGGCCTTGGGAGTTCCTCGATGCCGTTGGGAAGCACTCCGGCTTGCTCGGAAACGAAAGCGGGCGGTTCGAGGCCTGGGTATATCCGATTAAGATCTTTCGCGATTTCGAGGTTACGTTTGTCCTCGGTGATCGCAGCATTCCCGCATCGTCTTTAGTGCGAAGACTGGTAATGCATCCCGAAGGTCCAACGCTCACGTTCGCTTCTGATTCATTCACCGTGAATGAAAGCTGGCTGGCGCCGCCGGATGAGAACGGCGCGATCGTGCGCTTCGAGATCGATACCTGGGAGCCGCTGCAGATCGAAGCATCGTTCACGCGCGATTTTCAGCTCATGTGGCCTGCAGGACTGGGCGGCACCTACATGAGTTGGATTGCCTCGATGCGCGCATTCGAATTCGGCGAGGAAGGCCGTAAGTTTGCCGCCGTGGTTGGATCGCCGAGCGCAGTCTCTGCCGATCCTGAGTTCTTTTCGAACAGCTATGCGACCACGCGCAGCACGTTCCGGCTTGCTGGCGCGCAGAAAGGCCATTCTGTCGCTTACATCTTTATCGCTGGGTCAACCAGCGGGCCCGACGACGCGCGCAAACAATATCAGCGGCTCGGAACGAATCCCGAACAGTTTTTTGCTTCCGCTCACAAGTACTACGAAGACTATCTCTCTCGAACACTGTCGCTCGAACTCCCCGATGCGCAACTTCAGGCAGCTTACGATTGGGCGCGCATCAGTACAATTCAGGGACTCGTCGCCAATCCCTATTTGGGAACCGGACTGGTTGCGGGATATCGTTCGTCTGGCGAAACTGCGCGTCCCGGCTTTGCCTGGTTTTTCGGGCGGGATTCGCTCTGGACCGATCTTGCGCTCGATTCCATCGGCGATTTCGAGACTACGCGGACCGCGCTCGATTTCATTGCTAAATACCAGCGCCAGGACGGCAAAATCGAACACGAGATCTCGCAGACTGCCAGTCTCGTCAACTGGTGGACAGGGTTTCCGTACGCCTACGCCTCTGCCGACGCAACGCCGCTGTTCCTAATCGCGATGAACGACTACGTCCGGACCTCTGGCGATATGGCCTTCGCTACTTCGCATTGGGACAATGTCTGGCGCGCTTATCAGTTCCTGAAGTCCACCTATGATGCAAATGGGCTGCCGCGCAACTTCGGCATTGGACACGGCTGGGTAGAAGGCGGCCCGCTGTTGCCGGTCGAAACTGAGTCGTATCAGAGCGGGCTTGCGACTGCTGCACTCGACGCGGTAGTTTCTCTGGCGCGTTTGACAAGCAAGCAGACCGAGGCGGCAACGTTGCAGCAGGAATACGATGCGCAAAGAAAGAAGATTAACGATTCGTTCTGGGACCCTTCCGATCACACGCTGGTCTTCGCGCTCGATCGGGAGAACAGCCAGGTTCGCACACCGACAGTTTTAAGCACGGCTCCCATGTGGTTCGATGTCTTCGATCCTGAGAAGGCGAACGCGACGATCGACCATCTCGCCAATTGGGATGAGGCCGCGGATTGGGGCATGCGCATTATCTCCGAGCGGAATTCCTTGTACGGACCCACCGGATATCACTACGGCTCGGTATGGCCATTGTTCACTGGCTGGGCCTCGGTAGCGGAATACCGCAACCACCGCCCACTCGAGGCATACGCGAATCTGCGGGCGAATTCCATGCTCGCGCTCGATGGTTCGCTCGGACATGTCACCGAGGTCCTCTCTGGTGCTTACTACGAAGGACTTGGAACAGCGTCGCCGCACCAGATATGGTCATCGGCGATGGTGCTCAGCCCGGCAATTCGAGGAATGCTTGGCCTATCAGTGGATGAAGAGAACAAGAGCGTGGCGCTCGCTCCGCATCTTCCTGCCAATTGGAATGACTTTGCTATTCATGGTCTCAGCGCATGCGGCAGCAAATATGACATATCTTTCCATCGCAGTGATCGCACGATCAGCTTCAACGTGACTGGCACAGGCTCAGGCTGCACTTTCACCTTCTCTCCCGCCATAAGCAAACACGCGCGAGTTCTTGGAGCGACGCTAAATGGCCGGAAGCTTGGGTACAAAATTGATCAGAATGAGAACGACCAGCACGTTGCCGTTAAAGTCGATTCGACGGGAGAGGTCAGCTTCCAAGTTGCAGACGACTTTGGCCTGGTTGCCGATGCGGATCTGCCGGAACTTGGGGCCGCAAGCAGCAATCTCAAGATCTCGCATGAGCAATGGAGTCCAGACCGGCGCCAGTTGGCACTTAGAGTTGCCGGATTATCCGGCCGTACGTACGGGCTGCGAGCTTACGGCGCGAAAATGCAATCTGTCGCCGGTGGCGATCTGAAGTCGGCGGTCAATGGCGAGCAGATCATCGAGATTGAAATTCCATCTTCGAGCGGAGCAGAAGAGTACGTCGAACGTGAAATCTCGATTCGTTTTTGA